From the Ruminiclostridium josui JCM 17888 genome, one window contains:
- the potA gene encoding spermidine/putrescine ABC transporter ATP-binding protein, with translation MSENKPIILLQNVKKSFDDMQVLNNINLYILKNEFITFLGPSGCGKTTTLRIIGGFEKPDSGDVFFEGKRINDLPPYQRKVNTVFQKYALFPHMNVYENIAFGLKIKKLDKVTINKKVDEMLELVNLKGFQKRSVDSLSGGQQQRVAIARALVNQPEVLLLDEPLGALDLKLRKEMQIELKNIHKQTGITFVYVTHDQEEALTMSDTIVVMNAGSIQQIGTPQMIYNEPKNAFVADFIGESNIIKGKMIKDFTVEFANRVFECLDKGFSENEEIDVVVRPEDIKLVSENKGMISGMVKSVTFKGVHYEMLVEGQDYVWTVHSTQMEETGKKVGMVMNPNDIHIMKRMG, from the coding sequence ATGAGCGAAAATAAACCAATTATATTACTACAGAATGTTAAAAAAAGTTTTGATGATATGCAGGTTCTAAACAATATCAATTTGTACATTTTAAAAAATGAGTTCATTACCTTTCTTGGGCCAAGCGGATGCGGAAAAACAACTACACTTAGAATAATAGGTGGGTTTGAAAAGCCTGATAGTGGAGATGTTTTTTTTGAAGGCAAAAGGATAAATGATCTTCCTCCATATCAAAGAAAGGTCAATACAGTATTTCAGAAATATGCACTTTTCCCTCATATGAATGTATATGAAAATATAGCATTTGGACTGAAAATCAAAAAATTGGACAAAGTAACAATAAACAAGAAAGTTGATGAGATGCTAGAGCTTGTAAATCTTAAAGGCTTTCAGAAAAGATCGGTGGATTCCTTGTCAGGTGGACAGCAGCAGAGAGTTGCAATAGCCAGGGCACTTGTAAACCAGCCGGAGGTTTTGTTGCTTGACGAGCCACTTGGGGCATTGGATTTAAAACTTCGTAAAGAGATGCAGATAGAGCTGAAAAATATACACAAACAAACGGGTATAACCTTTGTATATGTTACCCATGACCAGGAAGAAGCTCTTACAATGTCTGACACAATAGTGGTTATGAATGCAGGCAGTATACAGCAAATAGGTACTCCTCAAATGATTTACAACGAGCCTAAGAATGCGTTTGTAGCTGATTTTATAGGTGAGAGCAATATTATAAAAGGAAAGATGATAAAGGATTTCACTGTTGAATTTGCAAACAGGGTCTTTGAGTGCCTCGACAAAGGCTTTTCAGAGAATGAGGAAATAGATGTAGTAGTGCGACCTGAGGATATCAAACTTGTCAGTGAAAATAAAGGAATGATATCAGGTATGGTAAAGTCAGTTACCTTTAAAGGAGTTCATTATGAAATGCTTGTGGAAGGGCAGGATTACGTCTGGACAGTCCACAGCACCCAGATGGAAGAGACTGGGAAAAAGGTAGGTATGGTAATGAACCCAAATGATATTCATATTATGAAAAGGATGGGCTGA
- a CDS encoding ABC transporter permease — protein sequence MKKKWLSYPYLVWMAIFIIIPSLLILFYGFTVKDEQGFRFSLQNFYRFCDPIFFGVLFKSLWLALLSTFVCLIVGYPVALILASKEYSKKTTMSLLFIIPMWMNFLLRTYAWLTLLEKNGIINSILSFFHLPTINILYTNGAVILGMVYNFLPFMILPIYTVLMKIDNKLVEAAQDLGGNWVTVFRRVILPLSLPGVMSGLTMVFMPAVTTFVISKLLGGAQYTLIGNLIERQFLTVYDWNFGATISIIMMIFILISIAIMSRFDEDKGGGAALW from the coding sequence ATGAAAAAGAAGTGGTTGTCTTATCCATACCTTGTATGGATGGCTATATTTATAATTATACCTTCATTGCTAATTCTTTTTTATGGATTTACAGTAAAGGATGAGCAGGGATTCAGGTTTTCACTGCAAAATTTTTATAGATTTTGTGACCCTATATTTTTTGGTGTTTTATTTAAGTCACTCTGGCTGGCACTTTTAAGTACCTTTGTGTGTCTTATAGTAGGGTATCCAGTTGCACTTATACTTGCCAGTAAGGAGTACAGTAAAAAGACTACCATGTCCTTACTTTTTATAATACCCATGTGGATGAACTTTCTGCTTCGTACATATGCATGGCTAACATTGCTGGAAAAAAACGGAATAATAAACTCCATACTGTCGTTTTTCCATCTCCCAACCATTAATATATTGTACACAAATGGGGCTGTAATACTTGGTATGGTTTATAATTTTCTTCCGTTTATGATTTTGCCTATATATACAGTGCTAATGAAAATAGACAACAAGTTGGTAGAGGCTGCACAGGATTTGGGAGGAAACTGGGTTACGGTTTTCAGAAGAGTAATTCTCCCTCTTAGCTTGCCAGGAGTTATGTCAGGACTGACTATGGTATTTATGCCGGCAGTTACAACCTTTGTAATATCAAAGCTTCTAGGAGGTGCACAGTATACCCTTATAGGAAATCTCATTGAGAGACAGTTCCTGACGGTGTATGATTGGAATTTTGGTGCGACTATTTCAATAATAATGATGATATTCATATTAATAAGCATAGCAATTATGTCCAGATTTGATGAGGACAAGGGAGGAGGGGCAGCACTATGGTAA
- a CDS encoding ABC transporter permease, whose amino-acid sequence MVKKIIMKSYLGLILLFMYLPIVVLIAFSFNKSKSRGNWTGFTLKWYGELFRNSQIKDALYNTIVIALLSSIIAVVIGTLAAIGIHSMKKAKKTAVMNLTYLPVLNPDIVTGVSLMLMFVFIGTFVKMQMGFFTMLLAHVTFNIPYVILSVLPKLKQMNSNLYEAALDLGASSSYALRKVIIPEIMPGIVSGFLMAITLSIDDFVISYFTTGSGVSNLSITIYSMARTGVKPTINALSTLMFGGVLLLLFIINIRSDREEKKRKSIKTGGMEV is encoded by the coding sequence ATGGTAAAAAAGATAATAATGAAGTCATACTTAGGTCTAATACTGCTTTTTATGTATTTACCCATAGTAGTTTTGATTGCCTTTTCCTTTAATAAATCCAAGTCCCGAGGTAACTGGACCGGCTTTACTTTAAAATGGTATGGGGAGTTGTTTAGAAATTCCCAGATAAAGGATGCTCTTTACAATACGATTGTCATAGCATTGCTTTCTTCGATAATTGCCGTTGTAATAGGAACATTGGCGGCAATAGGAATACATAGTATGAAGAAGGCAAAAAAGACTGCTGTAATGAATCTGACTTATTTGCCTGTTCTGAATCCGGACATTGTTACCGGGGTTTCTCTTATGTTGATGTTTGTATTCATAGGTACGTTTGTCAAAATGCAAATGGGCTTTTTTACAATGCTTCTTGCACATGTGACATTTAATATACCATATGTTATTTTATCTGTTTTGCCAAAGTTGAAGCAAATGAATTCAAATTTGTATGAGGCGGCTTTGGATTTAGGTGCAAGTTCATCATATGCACTTAGAAAAGTAATAATACCCGAAATAATGCCGGGGATTGTATCGGGATTTCTTATGGCAATAACCCTCTCAATAGATGATTTTGTCATAAGCTACTTTACTACAGGTTCAGGAGTTTCAAATCTGTCCATTACCATATATTCAATGGCAAGAACAGGTGTAAAACCAACAATTAATGCATTATCTACTCTTATGTTTGGCGGCGTACTGCTTCTACTTTTTATAATAAATATACGTTCAGACAGAGAGGAAAAGAAAAGGAAGTCAATTAAAACTGGTGGCATGGAGGTTTAA
- a CDS encoding ABC transporter substrate-binding protein — MRRILSGILAAVVVAGSVALTGCGGASSDKVTLKVYNWGDYIGEDVIQKFEDKFNINVVYDIFPTNEEMYVKLKAGGSDYDVAIPSDYMIKKMIKEGLVKKINLNNIPNYKYIEEKFKNLSFDPNNEYSVPYMWGTVGIIYNKTMVKEPVDSWNILWDKKYDKQIFMLDSQRDSIAVALKKLGYSLNTKNKDELEKAKNELIKQKDIVQAYVGDEVKDKMIMGEGALAVVWSGDAVYMKSQNKDLDYVIPKEGSNLWFDSMVIPSTAKHQKEAEEFINFMCDTEIALENTNYIGYSTPQTEAKKKLDPALLKDIAAYPTDEQIKDCEVFVDLDASIKDYDKIWTEITSK, encoded by the coding sequence ATGAGAAGAATATTATCTGGTATTTTAGCAGCAGTTGTGGTTGCTGGTAGTGTAGCATTAACAGGTTGCGGAGGGGCTTCAAGTGATAAAGTAACCTTAAAGGTTTACAACTGGGGAGATTACATCGGGGAGGATGTGATTCAGAAATTTGAGGATAAATTCAACATAAACGTTGTTTATGATATATTCCCTACTAATGAAGAAATGTATGTAAAGCTTAAAGCCGGTGGAAGTGATTATGATGTTGCCATTCCATCAGACTATATGATAAAGAAAATGATAAAAGAAGGTTTGGTTAAGAAAATAAATCTTAATAATATACCAAACTACAAGTATATTGAAGAAAAGTTCAAGAATCTTTCTTTCGACCCCAATAATGAGTACTCGGTTCCTTATATGTGGGGGACTGTAGGTATTATTTACAATAAAACAATGGTTAAGGAACCTGTGGACAGCTGGAATATACTATGGGACAAGAAATATGACAAACAGATATTCATGCTTGACAGCCAAAGAGATTCTATAGCAGTTGCATTAAAGAAACTTGGTTATTCCCTTAACACTAAAAACAAAGATGAACTCGAAAAAGCCAAGAACGAATTAATAAAACAGAAAGATATTGTACAGGCCTATGTTGGAGACGAAGTCAAGGATAAGATGATAATGGGAGAAGGAGCATTGGCTGTAGTCTGGTCAGGAGATGCAGTATACATGAAGAGTCAGAACAAAGATTTGGACTATGTAATTCCTAAGGAAGGTAGCAATTTGTGGTTTGACTCTATGGTAATACCAAGTACAGCAAAGCACCAGAAGGAAGCTGAGGAGTTTATAAACTTTATGTGTGATACTGAAATTGCACTTGAAAATACCAACTATATTGGATACTCAACTCCACAAACTGAAGCAAAGAAAAAGCTTGACCCTGCGTTGTTAAAGGACATTGCAGCATATCCAACTGATGAACAGATAAAAGACTGCGAGGTTTTCGTTGATTTGGATGCCTCTATCAAGGATTATGATAAGATATGGACTGAGATTACTTCAAAATAA
- the rbr gene encoding rubrerythrin yields the protein MGKLSGTRTSENLARAFAGESQAKNRYTFYAKYAKKEGHTIIEQEFTKILKNEEAHAKVFYDLLINGLGPGENNVNVNGGYPFELGDTLANLKAAAEGEHEENSKAYPAFADVAKEEGFPQVEAAFRMIAKIEGEHEKKFKQLAAELENQTLYKKTAPVKWICTNCGHIHEGTEAPGICPVCKHPQGWFEVLNQ from the coding sequence ATGGGAAAGTTATCAGGAACAAGAACTTCTGAAAACCTTGCAAGAGCTTTTGCGGGGGAATCACAGGCAAAAAATAGGTATACATTTTACGCAAAGTATGCCAAGAAAGAGGGCCATACTATTATCGAACAGGAGTTTACAAAAATATTAAAAAACGAGGAGGCTCACGCAAAGGTATTCTATGATTTATTGATTAATGGATTGGGGCCTGGCGAGAATAATGTTAATGTAAACGGGGGATACCCATTTGAACTGGGAGATACACTTGCAAACCTTAAAGCAGCTGCTGAAGGTGAGCATGAAGAAAATTCAAAAGCATATCCTGCCTTTGCTGATGTTGCCAAGGAAGAGGGTTTTCCCCAAGTAGAGGCTGCTTTTAGAATGATAGCAAAAATCGAAGGGGAACATGAGAAAAAATTCAAACAGTTGGCAGCTGAACTTGAAAATCAGACATTATATAAAAAGACTGCACCTGTTAAGTGGATTTGTACCAACTGCGGACACATACATGAGGGTACGGAAGCACCAGGAATTTGTCCTGTATGTAAACATCCTCAGGGTTGGTTTGAAGTACTAAACCAATAA
- a CDS encoding iron-containing alcohol dehydrogenase has translation MWENKIDINQVVEIRAKTTTFFGVGAINKMADVAANLSGRGITKVIVMTGKSSHIKTGAWDVTKKALEDNGIKYLLYSKVTPNPTVDHVDEATAEAKAFGAEAVIAIGGGSPIDAAKSVAILLAYPEKNATELYELKFAPDKAVPVIAINLTHGTGTEVDRFAVVSIPAKEYKPAIAYDCIYPLFAIDDPALMTKLPTEQTIYVSVDAINHVVEASTTVVTNPLAILLAKETIRLVAKYLPIAIKEPENLTARYYLLYASLIAGTSFDNGLLHYTHALEHPLSAVKPDLAHGLGLAMLLPAVVKEIYPASGEVLAEIFEPILPGLKGSADEADKVYAGLRSWIESVGVKSHLRDEGFDDSVVDKLVNLAFETPSLDGLLGIAPVKATKESVRNIYVNSL, from the coding sequence ATGTGGGAAAATAAAATTGACATTAACCAAGTAGTAGAAATTAGGGCTAAAACAACAACCTTTTTTGGTGTAGGGGCTATCAACAAGATGGCGGATGTTGCAGCAAACTTGTCCGGAAGAGGTATAACAAAAGTTATAGTTATGACGGGGAAAAGTTCACATATTAAAACAGGTGCATGGGACGTAACAAAGAAAGCCCTTGAAGATAATGGAATCAAGTACTTATTATATAGTAAAGTTACTCCCAACCCAACAGTTGATCATGTAGACGAAGCAACTGCAGAAGCAAAAGCATTTGGTGCTGAGGCTGTTATTGCAATAGGCGGAGGAAGCCCTATTGATGCAGCTAAGAGTGTTGCAATACTTTTGGCTTATCCTGAAAAGAATGCAACAGAGCTTTATGAATTAAAGTTTGCTCCTGATAAGGCAGTTCCGGTTATTGCTATAAACCTTACTCATGGAACAGGTACTGAAGTTGACAGATTTGCAGTTGTTAGTATTCCGGCTAAAGAATATAAGCCTGCAATAGCATATGATTGCATTTATCCTTTGTTTGCTATTGACGACCCTGCATTAATGACAAAGTTACCGACTGAACAAACAATATATGTATCAGTTGACGCTATAAATCATGTTGTTGAGGCTTCAACAACCGTAGTAACAAATCCTTTGGCTATTCTTCTGGCAAAGGAAACAATAAGACTGGTTGCAAAATATTTACCTATCGCAATAAAGGAACCTGAAAATCTGACTGCAAGATATTATCTTTTATATGCTTCATTGATAGCAGGAACTTCCTTTGACAACGGCTTGCTGCATTATACACATGCGCTGGAACATCCATTAAGTGCCGTAAAACCTGACCTTGCACATGGACTTGGACTGGCAATGCTGCTGCCAGCGGTTGTAAAGGAAATTTATCCAGCTTCAGGAGAAGTCCTGGCAGAGATTTTTGAGCCGATTCTTCCAGGATTGAAGGGCTCAGCAGATGAAGCTGATAAGGTGTATGCAGGCCTTAGAAGTTGGATAGAGAGTGTAGGTGTTAAGTCACATTTGAGAGATGAAGGGTTTGACGACAGTGTTGTTGACAAACTTGTAAACCTTGCATTTGAGACACCGAGTCTTGATGGACTGCTGGGTATTGCACCTGTTAAGGCAACCAAGGAATCAGTAAGAAATATTTATGTTAACTCACTTTAA
- a CDS encoding FAD-dependent oxidoreductase, with product MLKKYEKLFETIKIGSVEMKNRFAMAPMGPLGLADAEGGFNQRGIDYYTARAKGGTGLIITGVTFVDNEIEEHGMPNVPCSTHNSVHFVRTAREMTERIHAYDAKIFLQLSGGFGRVTIPTNLGEYPPVAPSPIKHRWLDKTCRELTVEEIKSIIKKFGDGAYNAKRAGFDGVQIHAVHEGYLIDQFAISFFNHRTDEYGGCLENRLRFAREIVEEIKMRCGEDFPVTLRFSPKSFIKDWCEGALPGEEFEEKGRDIPEGIEAAKLLVSYGYDALDVDVGSYDSWWWSHPPMYQEKGLYIPFAKIVKEAVNVPVLCAGRMDNPDLALKAIDDGACDIISLGRPLLADPDLVNKLRAGKLKSIRPCLSCQEGCMGRIQEYSALNCAVNPEACRETIHGLTPALKSKTVLIVGGGVAGCEAARVLALRGHKPVVYEKRSRLGGNLLPGGAPDFKEDDLLLVAWYEETLKELGVKVNCNTELTAEIIKNSDADTVIIATGSKPKIFNLGEHNKVFTAEDVLLEKEESGNEVIVVGGGLVGCELALWLAEKGKKVTIVEIQNKLLALNGPLCHANSEMLERLVPYKGIEVLTSSKIIKTTEKGALVDVSGDIREICADSVVLAVGYNSERTIYEQIKYDIDDIHLIGDARKVANIMYAIWDAYEVARNI from the coding sequence ATGCTAAAAAAGTATGAAAAGTTATTCGAAACCATCAAAATTGGTTCTGTAGAAATGAAAAACCGGTTTGCCATGGCTCCTATGGGGCCGTTAGGTTTGGCAGATGCAGAGGGCGGTTTCAATCAGCGTGGAATCGACTACTATACTGCTCGTGCCAAAGGTGGTACAGGATTGATTATTACCGGAGTTACATTTGTAGATAATGAGATTGAAGAACATGGAATGCCAAATGTCCCATGTTCTACTCACAATTCGGTACACTTTGTCCGTACTGCTAGAGAGATGACAGAACGCATTCACGCATACGATGCAAAGATATTTTTACAACTTAGCGGAGGCTTCGGTAGAGTAACAATTCCAACAAATCTGGGTGAATATCCTCCTGTTGCACCTTCACCAATTAAACACAGGTGGTTGGACAAAACTTGTCGTGAATTGACTGTGGAGGAGATAAAATCAATAATTAAGAAATTCGGAGACGGGGCCTATAACGCAAAACGTGCAGGGTTTGACGGAGTTCAGATTCATGCTGTACACGAAGGCTACCTTATTGATCAGTTTGCAATTTCTTTTTTCAACCACCGTACAGACGAATATGGAGGATGTCTTGAGAACAGGCTTAGATTTGCCAGAGAAATTGTTGAAGAGATTAAAATGAGATGCGGAGAGGACTTCCCTGTTACATTGAGATTCAGTCCTAAGAGCTTTATTAAGGATTGGTGTGAAGGAGCTTTGCCGGGAGAAGAGTTTGAGGAAAAAGGAAGAGATATACCGGAAGGTATCGAAGCGGCAAAATTACTGGTTTCCTATGGGTATGATGCTCTTGACGTAGATGTAGGTTCTTATGATTCCTGGTGGTGGAGTCATCCTCCAATGTATCAGGAAAAAGGGCTATATATACCCTTTGCTAAAATTGTAAAAGAGGCTGTAAATGTTCCTGTTTTGTGTGCAGGGCGTATGGATAATCCTGATCTGGCGCTAAAAGCTATTGATGATGGCGCCTGTGATATTATCAGTCTTGGCCGTCCTTTGCTAGCTGATCCAGATTTAGTGAATAAACTTAGAGCAGGTAAACTAAAATCCATAAGACCTTGTCTGTCCTGCCAAGAAGGATGTATGGGGCGTATTCAAGAATATTCTGCTTTAAACTGTGCTGTAAACCCTGAAGCGTGTAGAGAAACAATACATGGCTTGACTCCAGCTTTAAAAAGTAAAACAGTACTTATAGTAGGTGGAGGAGTTGCAGGTTGTGAAGCAGCCAGGGTTCTGGCACTTCGTGGTCACAAGCCGGTTGTGTACGAAAAACGCAGTCGACTTGGTGGTAATTTGTTACCCGGAGGAGCGCCTGACTTTAAAGAAGATGATCTTTTGTTGGTGGCTTGGTATGAAGAAACTCTTAAAGAACTTGGTGTAAAGGTGAATTGTAATACAGAATTAACTGCGGAGATTATAAAAAACAGTGATGCAGATACAGTTATAATTGCCACAGGTTCAAAACCCAAGATATTCAATTTGGGTGAACATAATAAGGTTTTTACAGCAGAAGATGTTCTGCTTGAAAAAGAAGAATCAGGCAATGAAGTAATTGTTGTGGGAGGTGGGTTGGTTGGCTGTGAGCTTGCACTCTGGCTTGCAGAAAAAGGCAAAAAAGTTACTATTGTAGAAATACAAAACAAACTTCTTGCATTAAACGGCCCTCTGTGTCATGCAAATTCAGAGATGTTGGAAAGATTAGTACCATATAAGGGCATTGAAGTACTTACTTCCTCAAAGATAATAAAGACAACTGAAAAAGGTGCTTTGGTAGATGTTTCTGGAGATATCAGAGAGATTTGTGCCGACAGTGTAGTTTTAGCAGTAGGCTACAATTCTGAACGGACTATTTATGAGCAGATTAAATATGATATTGACGATATTCATTTGATAGGGGATGCACGTAAGGTAGCTAACATAATGTACGCTATTTGGGATGCCTATGAAGTTGCCAGAAACATATAG
- a CDS encoding DUF3237 family protein, giving the protein MNFEEILTVNVKIESAIDLKNDNGDSVVMISFTGSADGKYFEGQVLPGGIDTQIIGKFDDRHTLSARYMLEGKDYTGESCKIFIENNGHMGKNLQGILFRTYPKIITNSKALDFLNHDILVGEGFPAEDGVKIVIYRAI; this is encoded by the coding sequence ATGAATTTTGAAGAAATATTAACAGTAAACGTTAAAATAGAAAGTGCAATTGATTTAAAAAACGATAATGGTGATTCAGTTGTAATGATTTCTTTCACAGGCAGTGCAGACGGAAAATATTTTGAAGGACAAGTTCTTCCTGGAGGGATTGATACTCAAATTATTGGAAAGTTTGACGACAGACATACCTTGTCCGCAAGATATATGCTTGAGGGGAAGGATTACACAGGTGAGTCCTGCAAAATTTTCATAGAGAATAACGGCCACATGGGCAAAAATCTGCAAGGTATTTTGTTCAGAACTTATCCAAAGATAATAACAAATAGTAAGGCTTTAGATTTTCTAAACCATGATATTTTAGTAGGGGAAGGCTTCCCTGCTGAGGATGGAGTAAAAATAGTAATATATAGGGCAATATAG
- a CDS encoding helveticin J family class III bacteriocin, with product MFNENINVYQTQVSCHKNRLIKRLISVALSVLILAMSVLPIFAASPSKTVNASATLAYNIKGLKHNLAVQKFYIASTYLYVTQRSGGTVYLSRCLMNGSDATYLDEMTLTNCGHGQTLDMYTYNNINYLYVSSKADPSTTYYWSLQVARLQYKAGATYDYTDLHRFTYMNYANKTGSSLGTTYRVDGGGNSTYTVFRVQTTSGTVTYSIYNTAALNKLLDNNEQVQMNSSAAVNACVASFTQSGDSIVRPNSSFQGIDMIDNTKIYVTGGAEGDTPKIALMSNTGAYKTLVNITNVGSHEIEGVQTKDGRVYFNIVSDPTNKKDTQKIYYVSDGIF from the coding sequence ATGTTTAATGAAAATATTAACGTGTATCAAACACAAGTATCATGTCATAAAAATAGACTAATAAAAAGATTAATTTCCGTTGCCCTCTCAGTTCTTATTTTGGCAATGTCTGTTTTACCCATATTTGCGGCATCTCCGTCTAAAACTGTTAACGCTTCTGCAACACTTGCATATAATATCAAGGGTCTTAAGCACAACTTGGCAGTTCAAAAATTTTACATTGCTTCAACATATCTTTACGTAACTCAAAGATCTGGGGGAACAGTCTATCTTTCAAGGTGTCTTATGAATGGAAGTGATGCTACATATCTTGATGAAATGACACTCACCAACTGTGGTCATGGACAAACCCTAGATATGTATACATACAATAATATAAATTATCTCTATGTTAGTTCAAAGGCTGACCCATCAACCACGTATTACTGGTCCCTTCAGGTAGCCAGACTTCAATATAAGGCTGGTGCAACATATGATTATACGGATCTTCATCGATTCACTTACATGAATTATGCAAATAAGACTGGCTCGAGTTTGGGTACAACATACCGTGTTGATGGTGGAGGAAATAGTACCTACACTGTTTTCAGAGTGCAAACTACATCAGGGACAGTTACCTACTCAATTTATAACACCGCAGCATTAAACAAACTACTTGACAACAATGAACAGGTGCAAATGAATAGTTCAGCGGCGGTAAATGCCTGTGTTGCTAGTTTTACACAATCAGGAGACTCTATTGTCAGGCCAAACTCATCCTTCCAGGGTATTGATATGATTGATAATACAAAAATATATGTAACAGGAGGGGCAGAAGGAGATACTCCAAAGATTGCTTTGATGTCAAACACAGGAGCATATAAAACCCTTGTAAATATTACAAATGTAGGGAGCCATGAAATAGAGGGTGTACAAACCAAAGATGGTAGAGTTTATTTTAATATAGTTTCAGACCCAACGAATAAAAAAGATACACAAAAAATTTATTATGTTTCTGATGGAATATTTTAA